A single region of the Flavobacteriales bacterium genome encodes:
- a CDS encoding MBOAT family protein, whose amino-acid sequence MSASYLFYAWWKVEFLALIVFSTLVDYTVALQMPQKSQNQKRVLLIMSLITNLGLLFGFKYLSLFVKPPDAMLANIYTAQHPVFGVLVQGVFFAIPVGISFYTFQTLSYTIDVYNNRISPEKHLGKFALFVTFFPQLVAGPIERFADLMPQLKAKYVPNYENFRNGFRLILFGFFVKMCIADNLAPLADEVYSHSLNYTLGSRWIGTLAFCFQIYADFAGYSLIAQGSALLLGISLMDNFKTPYLSTSIGEFWSRWHISLSTWFRDYLYIPLGGNRQSTFKWAVAIMIVFVVSGFWHGANYTFIVWGGIHGLLYLLEKSTTSVIKMKNKTNAKIIGGILIFLGVNAAWVFFRSESIDAAFSHLQSLFQPSGSKMLDIEPQIFVMWLGLILADFALYNKRIDAVLSNYSWPIRWGIYALFLWCISAWAGVTNHPFIYFQF is encoded by the coding sequence TTGTCAGCTAGTTATTTGTTTTATGCCTGGTGGAAAGTTGAGTTTTTGGCACTTATCGTTTTTTCAACATTGGTGGATTATACGGTGGCGTTGCAAATGCCGCAAAAATCGCAAAATCAAAAGCGTGTTTTATTAATAATGAGCCTAATAACCAATTTGGGTTTGCTCTTTGGTTTTAAATATTTAAGTCTGTTTGTAAAACCTCCCGATGCCATGTTGGCCAATATTTACACGGCACAGCATCCCGTTTTTGGAGTGCTTGTGCAGGGTGTGTTTTTTGCCATTCCGGTGGGTATTTCGTTTTACACATTTCAAACGCTAAGCTACACAATTGATGTGTACAACAACCGTATTAGTCCCGAAAAACACTTGGGTAAATTTGCACTTTTTGTTACCTTTTTCCCGCAATTGGTGGCCGGTCCTATCGAACGATTTGCTGATTTAATGCCTCAATTAAAAGCCAAATATGTGCCTAATTATGAAAATTTTAGAAATGGGTTTAGACTTATTCTTTTTGGCTTTTTTGTTAAAATGTGCATTGCCGATAACCTAGCACCTTTGGCAGACGAAGTTTATTCTCATTCACTAAATTATACGTTGGGCAGTCGTTGGATTGGCACTTTAGCCTTTTGTTTTCAAATCTATGCCGACTTTGCCGGATATTCTCTCATAGCACAGGGTTCTGCATTGCTTTTAGGCATCAGTTTGATGGATAATTTCAAAACACCCTACCTCAGCACGAGCATAGGCGAGTTTTGGAGTAGGTGGCACATTTCGCTTTCTACATGGTTTCGCGATTATTTGTACATACCGCTTGGGGGCAATCGGCAATCTACCTTTAAATGGGCGGTGGCCATTATGATAGTTTTTGTTGTAAGTGGTTTTTGGCATGGAGCCAATTATACATTTATTGTCTGGGGCGGCATTCATGGTTTGCTCTATTTGCTCGAAAAGAGTACCACATCAGTAATTAAAATGAAGAATAAAACCAATGCAAAAATTATTGGTGGCATACTCATTTTTTTAGGGGTAAATGCGGCTTGGGTGTTCTTTAGAAGTGAGAGCATCGATGCTGCATTTAGTCATTTGCAATCTTTATTTCAACCTTCGGGTAGTAAAATGTTAGACATCGAGCCTCAAATATTTGTAATGTGGCTTGGATTAATTTTGGCTGATTTTGCCTTATATAATAAACGAATAGATGCCGTTTTGTCAAATTATTCATGGCCTATCCGTTGGGGAATATATGCCCTATTTTTATGGTGCATTTCCGCCTGGGCAGGTGTCACAAATCATCCGTTTATCTATTTTCAGTTTTGA
- a CDS encoding MGMT family protein, whose product MSLSKTVPDTKTLLCDDNFPNFFELVHEVVKLIPEGRVTTYGAIANYLGAAKSSRMVGWAINNVGSKSDFIPAHRVVNRKGMLTGKAHFGSQNEMQILLEKEGLKIKNDAVQDFEKVFWNPMETLSL is encoded by the coding sequence ATGTCGCTATCAAAGACTGTGCCTGATACTAAAACGTTGCTTTGCGATGATAATTTTCCCAATTTTTTTGAATTGGTACACGAGGTTGTCAAACTAATACCTGAGGGTAGAGTGACCACTTATGGTGCTATTGCCAACTATTTGGGAGCGGCCAAATCGAGCAGAATGGTGGGCTGGGCTATAAATAACGTTGGTAGTAAATCTGACTTCATACCGGCTCATCGAGTTGTGAACCGAAAAGGAATGCTGACAGGAAAGGCTCATTTTGGGTCTCAAAACGAAATGCAAATACTCTTAGAAAAAGAAGGTCTAAAAATTAAAAACGACGCAGTTCAGGATTTTGAAAAGGTTTTTTGGAATCCGATGGAAACATTAAGTCTATAA
- a CDS encoding DUF5106 domain-containing protein codes for MKTLKLILIFLIGFGFSAKAQYNLVFKVDGLHPGDSCILAHYYADQNKIVDTAAVQKDGKLHFKGSGPLLHGVYILVFPKRNYIEFIVPKDDQQFEIACDTASTPQSKKAIGSLENEVFFGFDKFAIEPGLRKKELIEKYKKCTSEACKDSLRPMLRAIDMEVHNEKKRIIDQYPNTFVAKLYKALMEIEIPEELGDDEWKRYEYYREHYWDNFDLTDDGMMRTPIYNGKLEYYFTKIFAQSPDSLIPYIDNYCEILEKNNCKETYKYAIWWLVSHYEKQEVICLDGVVYHMAQKYYCAGKSYWADSSTTKRMCEYVQKNALIQCGKVAPNMTLPDTSLSRMYSLHRLQYPVTVVVFWQPNCGHCKKEVPILKEMYDTLHTKGVEIFAVMTQNELDDWRAFIRNNKLEWINVLGAVEGATFREDYNQKKTPEIYILDEKKRIIFKNPPAENVGHLVQGLLDEYYKNHKP; via the coding sequence ATGAAAACGCTAAAGTTAATTCTAATTTTTCTTATAGGATTCGGCTTTTCTGCAAAGGCACAATATAATCTTGTTTTTAAAGTGGATGGTTTACATCCTGGCGATTCTTGCATTTTGGCACATTATTATGCCGATCAAAACAAAATAGTTGATACCGCAGCGGTACAAAAGGATGGCAAACTGCATTTCAAAGGCTCTGGCCCGTTGTTGCATGGTGTGTATATTTTAGTTTTTCCAAAAAGAAACTATATAGAGTTTATTGTTCCAAAAGATGACCAGCAGTTTGAAATTGCCTGCGATACAGCCTCAACGCCTCAATCAAAAAAGGCCATTGGCTCGTTAGAAAACGAAGTATTTTTTGGTTTCGACAAATTTGCAATAGAGCCTGGGCTAAGAAAAAAGGAACTTATTGAGAAATATAAAAAATGTACGAGTGAAGCCTGCAAAGATAGCCTTAGGCCCATGCTGCGTGCCATTGATATGGAAGTGCATAATGAAAAGAAACGAATTATTGATCAATATCCGAACACGTTTGTTGCAAAACTGTATAAGGCTTTGATGGAAATAGAAATTCCGGAAGAATTGGGTGATGATGAATGGAAAAGGTATGAATATTATAGAGAACATTATTGGGATAACTTTGATTTGACTGATGATGGGATGATGCGAACGCCTATATACAATGGGAAATTAGAATATTATTTCACCAAAATTTTCGCACAATCGCCCGATTCGTTAATACCTTATATCGACAACTATTGCGAGATATTGGAAAAAAATAATTGCAAAGAAACCTATAAATATGCCATTTGGTGGTTGGTAAGTCACTACGAAAAACAGGAGGTTATTTGTTTGGATGGAGTGGTTTATCACATGGCACAAAAATATTATTGTGCCGGAAAAAGCTATTGGGCAGACTCTTCTACCACAAAAAGAATGTGTGAATACGTTCAAAAAAACGCACTGATACAATGTGGCAAAGTAGCTCCAAATATGACTTTACCGGATACCTCTCTCAGCCGAATGTACTCCTTGCATCGGTTGCAATATCCGGTTACGGTAGTGGTTTTTTGGCAGCCCAATTGCGGTCACTGTAAAAAAGAAGTGCCTATTTTGAAAGAAATGTATGATACGCTCCATACGAAAGGGGTAGAAATATTTGCTGTAATGACCCAAAATGAATTAGACGATTGGAGAGCGTTTATCCGTAACAATAAATTGGAATGGATAAATGTGTTGGGAGCTGTGGAAGGGGCAACATTCAGAGAGGATTACAACCAAAAGAAAACGCCCGAGATTTACATTTTAGACGAGAAGAAACGAATTATTTTCAAAAATCCACCAGCTGAAAATGTTGGGCATCTGGTGCAAGGTCTTTTGGATGAATATTATAAAAACCACAAACCCTAA
- a CDS encoding DUF5106 domain-containing protein codes for MKFLKSFIVLLLAISGTASAQYSISFKVKGLKEGDSCILAYYYADQNKVVDTAAVKNGKVTYKGDKKLDNGVYIIVLPKRSYIEFLVPKDDQEFEIQFDTSLAIAGKSAVGSLDNQLFFDFDKFASEQSKPKATLIEEYKKCADDGCKDAIRAKVEAIDEVIDKRRLELINQNPQTFVAKLFKAVMDVEIPESIKSNEDLAFEYMQKHYWDNIDLTDDGMLRTPLFKRKLENYITKMFDQNPDSLIPVIDDLCSRMEKGGAKEMYKYTVWWITNHHEESKIMCMDKVLHHMAQDYYCAGKCFWADSSLVAKMCEHAVKIGKTRCGDIAPNMQLYDTTYFRMVEMHKIQSKITVVVFWDHQCGHCKKEIPKLKEMYDTMKKRGVEVYAVYTQADVDGWKKYIKDNGLSWINVVDAHNNATYRADYNIISTPQVYILNEHKVIEFKNPPAENVGKILEYMLKEYDENNSPVKNEP; via the coding sequence ATGAAGTTTTTAAAATCATTTATCGTTCTGCTGCTTGCAATTTCCGGAACCGCGAGTGCTCAATATAGTATTTCTTTCAAAGTAAAGGGATTAAAAGAAGGAGACTCTTGTATTTTGGCCTATTATTATGCCGACCAGAACAAAGTTGTGGACACGGCGGCGGTAAAAAATGGAAAGGTAACATACAAGGGTGACAAGAAATTGGACAATGGTGTCTATATAATTGTTCTACCAAAACGATCCTACATTGAGTTTTTAGTGCCTAAAGACGACCAAGAGTTTGAAATTCAATTTGATACTTCGCTGGCTATTGCCGGAAAATCAGCAGTTGGCTCTTTAGATAATCAGTTGTTTTTCGACTTTGATAAGTTTGCTTCTGAGCAAAGTAAACCAAAAGCAACATTAATTGAAGAATATAAGAAATGTGCTGATGATGGCTGCAAAGATGCCATTAGAGCCAAAGTAGAGGCAATAGACGAGGTAATAGACAAAAGAAGATTGGAGTTGATAAACCAAAACCCGCAAACTTTTGTGGCAAAACTTTTTAAGGCCGTTATGGATGTAGAAATACCTGAATCTATAAAATCGAATGAGGATTTGGCGTTTGAGTATATGCAAAAGCATTATTGGGACAATATCGATTTGACCGATGATGGAATGCTTAGAACTCCTTTATTTAAAAGAAAACTGGAAAACTACATAACCAAAATGTTCGACCAAAATCCGGATTCGTTGATTCCTGTTATCGATGATTTATGCTCACGAATGGAAAAAGGCGGGGCTAAAGAAATGTATAAATACACCGTTTGGTGGATAACAAATCATCATGAAGAGTCGAAAATTATGTGCATGGACAAAGTGTTGCACCACATGGCACAAGATTACTACTGTGCCGGAAAATGCTTTTGGGCAGATTCTTCTTTAGTAGCCAAAATGTGTGAGCACGCGGTAAAAATTGGTAAAACGCGTTGTGGAGATATAGCCCCCAATATGCAATTGTATGACACTACCTATTTTAGAATGGTGGAGATGCACAAAATCCAGTCAAAAATAACGGTTGTAGTTTTTTGGGATCATCAATGCGGACACTGCAAGAAAGAGATTCCTAAATTGAAGGAAATGTACGACACCATGAAAAAACGAGGAGTAGAGGTATATGCAGTCTATACTCAGGCTGATGTAGATGGTTGGAAAAAGTATATTAAGGACAATGGATTAAGCTGGATAAACGTGGTGGATGCCCACAACAATGCTACTTACAGAGCGGATTATAACATTATCAGTACACCACAGGTATATATTTTAAACGAACACAAAGTGATTGAATTTAAAAATCCGCCTGCCGAAAACGTTGGAAAAATTCTTGAATACATGCTCAAAGAATATGATGAGAACAATAGTCCCGTTAAGAACGAACCTTGA
- a CDS encoding MBOAT family protein has translation MAVLTPREIFFYHAKNPLIFSQYLFLFLFTIGFIIFAFVNRRTLVRNAYLLGFSLFFYYKSGGIFFFLLLFSTLVDYWCGNQIYRSENTKTRKTYLIISMVINLGLLAFFKYSEYVVSLINDMAGTEFRAVNYLSVFSNNIFGSHFDIYKIILPVGISFFTFQTMSYTIDIYRRELEPAKNLVDFGFFVSFFPQLVAGPIVRASDFIPQIYKKYNLTREQLGMALYLIMSGLFKKVFISDYISANFVDRVFEAPQLYTGFSNLMAVYGYSIQIYCDFSGYSDMAIGIAALLGFHIPINFNSPYKSTSITDFWRRWHISLSSWLRDYLYISLGGNKKGKIRTYINLMLTMLLGGLWHGAATKFIIWGGLHGAALAIHKLWMQYFPKISKAKSLLATIITGFITFHFVAYCWVYFRAENLAKVRLMFNQIFNHFEWATVGERISGFAIPLAFILLGFLIHFIPNNFKSWAKNLFVIMPDWAKVATCAAVIFIVYQAKTSDIQPFIYFQF, from the coding sequence ATTGCAGTGCTTACACCTCGCGAAATATTTTTCTATCACGCTAAAAATCCACTGATTTTTAGTCAATACCTATTTCTATTTTTGTTTACCATTGGCTTTATCATTTTTGCCTTTGTAAACAGGAGAACATTGGTGAGAAACGCTTATTTATTGGGGTTTAGCTTGTTCTTTTATTATAAATCCGGTGGCATTTTCTTCTTTTTGCTACTATTCTCTACACTTGTCGATTATTGGTGTGGAAACCAAATTTACCGCTCAGAAAACACCAAAACACGAAAAACCTACCTAATAATTAGCATGGTTATTAATTTGGGGCTTTTGGCCTTTTTTAAATACTCTGAATATGTTGTTTCGCTTATAAATGATATGGCCGGAACCGAATTTAGGGCCGTTAATTATTTGTCGGTTTTTTCAAACAACATTTTTGGTAGTCATTTTGATATTTATAAAATAATACTGCCGGTGGGTATTTCCTTTTTTACCTTCCAAACCATGAGCTACACTATAGACATCTACCGACGGGAATTGGAGCCTGCAAAAAACTTGGTTGATTTTGGCTTTTTTGTTTCCTTTTTTCCTCAATTGGTGGCAGGTCCCATTGTTCGTGCATCCGATTTTATACCGCAGATTTACAAAAAATACAACCTTACCCGCGAGCAACTCGGCATGGCCTTGTACCTCATAATGAGTGGTTTGTTTAAAAAAGTTTTTATTTCAGATTACATATCGGCCAACTTTGTGGATAGAGTTTTTGAAGCTCCCCAACTTTATACCGGATTTAGCAATTTGATGGCTGTGTATGGCTACAGCATTCAAATATATTGCGACTTTTCTGGATATAGCGATATGGCCATAGGCATTGCAGCCCTGCTGGGTTTTCATATTCCAATCAATTTCAATTCGCCATACAAATCCACCTCTATTACTGATTTTTGGCGGCGTTGGCATATATCTCTTAGTTCTTGGCTTCGCGATTATTTATACATTTCGCTGGGCGGAAACAAAAAAGGGAAGATACGAACCTATATTAACTTAATGTTGACCATGCTGCTCGGTGGTTTGTGGCATGGTGCTGCCACCAAGTTTATCATTTGGGGTGGTTTGCATGGTGCGGCATTAGCTATTCACAAACTCTGGATGCAGTATTTCCCAAAAATAAGCAAAGCCAAGTCTTTGTTAGCCACTATCATCACGGGCTTCATTACTTTTCACTTTGTGGCCTATTGCTGGGTTTATTTTAGAGCTGAAAATTTAGCCAAAGTCCGTTTGATGTTTAATCAAATATTTAATCATTTTGAGTGGGCAACAGTGGGCGAAAGAATTTCGGGATTTGCAATTCCATTGGCCTTCATTTTGTTAGGATTTTTAATACACTTTATACCCAATAATTTTAAATCATGGGCAAAAAATCTGTTCGTAATAATGCCGGATTGGGCAAAAGTGGCCACCTGTGCTGCAGTCATTTTCATCGTTTATCAGGCTAAAACTTCGGATATACAACCGTTTATTTATTTCCAATTTTAG